In Pseudomonadota bacterium, the following are encoded in one genomic region:
- a CDS encoding radical SAM protein produces MNEDMLIVHEIYRSIQGESSLAGLPCTFVRLTGCNLRCIWCDTPEAFSGGTRLQRGEVRERALSLGTELVEVTGGEPLLQAGCVHLLRELCDAGRTVLLETSGERDLSGVDPRVRRIMDLKAPGSGELARNRWQNLALLGKQDEIKFVLADRRDYVWARDIIRNQKLEQRVGEVLLSAVHGVLEPRRLVEWTLKDGLEVRVQLQLHKLIWGADARGV; encoded by the coding sequence ATGAACGAAGACATGCTGATCGTGCACGAGATCTACCGCTCGATTCAGGGCGAATCGAGTCTTGCGGGGCTTCCCTGCACGTTCGTGCGGTTGACCGGATGCAACTTGCGGTGCATCTGGTGCGATACGCCCGAGGCGTTTAGCGGAGGCACGCGGCTGCAGCGCGGCGAAGTGCGCGAGAGGGCGCTTTCTTTGGGCACAGAGCTTGTCGAGGTCACCGGTGGCGAGCCCTTGCTTCAGGCCGGCTGCGTGCATCTGCTGCGGGAGCTGTGCGACGCCGGCAGGACCGTCTTGCTCGAGACCAGCGGAGAGCGCGATCTCAGCGGGGTCGATCCACGCGTGCGTCGGATCATGGACTTGAAGGCCCCTGGCAGCGGTGAGCTGGCACGTAATCGCTGGCAGAACCTGGCATTGCTGGGTAAACAGGACGAAATCAAGTTCGTGCTGGCCGATCGGCGCGACTATGTGTGGGCGCGCGACATCATTCGAAACCAGAAGCTCGAGCAGCGGGTGGGCGAGGTGCTGCTCAGCGCAGTGCACGGCGTGCTCGAGCCGCGCAGGTTGGTGGAGTGGACCCTAAAGGACGGCCTCGAGGTTCGAGTGCAGCTACAACTGCATAAGCTCATCTGGGGAGCAGATGCCAGGGGAGTGTGA